CTCAACCTAAACCGCTTTTTTTTCTCGCAGACACCAGATTCATATCGATTACCAGAAAGTAAACAACTCATCCCATGCGAAATATTTGTGTTTTCTGCGGCTCTAGTCTGGGGAACGACCCAGGATATACCAACATGGCACAGCGGTTGGGACATGCGCTTGTCCAACAAGGAATGGGTTTAGTCTATGGTGGGGGGAATATTGGACTGATGGGGGTGCTGGCATCAACGGTACTGCAGGAAGGCGGGACCGTCATCGGAGTTATTCCCAAGCATCTGGCAGAAAAGGAACTCCTACATCAGGAACTCACAGCTACGCATATTGTGAACTCCATGCATGAACGAAAAACTCTTATGGCAGATCTATCAGCCGGATTCATCACGTTACCCGGTGGATTTGGAACGTTGGAAGAATGCTGTGAAATGGTAACCTGGGCACAGTTAAAACTTCATCACAAGCCCTGTGGCCTGCTGAATTGCTTTGGGTTTTTTGATGGGCTGTTGAAATTTTTCGACCATCAAGTCCAACAAGGGTTCCTCACCCGAACCAACCGGGCGTTACTCCTTGAAGCCACCACTCCTGAAAATCTTCTGCCCCTCATCCTAGACCGACTTGAGCCCGACGTTCGCTAACAGCCTCCGGCTTAATAAGCCGACGGTCTGGAGAGGGGGCGATTGGTCATCAATTCCATCGCACGAAGATTATCAAACGAAAACCCGCCATCTCCCATTACAACCAATCCCAATTTGCCCTTTTTAAATGATTGATCGTAGACATCAAGGGCCAGGTGGTTATCAAAAGAGATTTCGGTATATTCCTTACTGATAATGGTATTTCGTTGGATCCGGAGAGAGTGCCAATCAGCAGATCGAATGATTAAGGACTCCCTTCCTAATTCGGTTGGTTGCCCATCCTTAACGACATAAGCCACAACCTCGTTTGTTCTGGGTTCAACAACAGTGGCAAAGAAATTTTTATCATCTTGGATCCCATATGCCAACCCGGCTTTCCCGGTCGGTGTTCCCAAATTAAGCTTTAAGCGGACTGAAAGATCCACATATTCAACCACCGCGTCTTCTGCGATCAAAAGCTGGTAGCACCAATCCTCACCACACTGTAATCGTTGCTCTACCAAATAGGGCGGACTGGGAGCGGTGCTATCTTCTTTGACTGACCATTCCCCTTTTCCTGAAGATCCACCAAAAGCCTGCGTAAAGCCCTTTGGCAAGCCACTAAGTGACGGTTGATCAAAATTCCATTCCTGAAAAAGAGGGGGAGTCGTTTTATGAAATGGCTTGGGAAGCTCCTGAGGTGGCTCTTCCGAAAATCCCATGGAAGCCCCCATCACAAGAAAACTCAAGGCCGTCCCCAGCACCAGTCCTCCACAACTAAATAACCTTTGTGTGCCCATAACCCTTTGCCAAGACATCCGGCTAGACAGAAAACGCTTCTCAAGCAAACTCAACTCCTCGTGTTTCATAATCATCCCTACCCCAAAAAGACATGAATATTAAGTAGACGGAAAACCCATAGCGCTTAGGATGATACGCATTCTCACCGGAAGTCCACAACCCCTTTTTGGCAGTCAAGACAGGGCACCATCACCCGCCCGCCAACCTCCTCATGCACTCAAGTTCTGACAGGAAAAATTCATGAGCCCCTTCCCTCTCCTCACAGGACCGCGGATAAGGTCCAGGTGACCCACGAAACACAAATGTCATGAATTCTGTCTAATCATTTTTCAGAAAAAATTGCAGAAAAAATCAAGCTTTGATAGGTTGAAACTAGCGTTGGTCTCCTGGAAATCTGAAATAAACAGATATGCGCTGGACCACGATATACCAAGCTCTGACTGGACTGGCTTTTTTGGCCGGGATTTTCCTCAGCGAACTCGTATGGCCACCGATTAGTGAGAGCCGATCCGCCAGACCCGTTGAGACGGAAGAATGGTCCTTTCAGGAACTCCTGCCATCTGAATCCGTCATCACGCTGACGTTGCAGGAAGCCGTTATGGAAGCATTAGAACATAATTTGGACATTCAAGTGAGCCGACACACGAGAGATCTTCGACTCACCGACATTGTCTTTCAACAGGCACAATTTGACCCCACGGTTGAGCTCGGCGGACGGTACGACCGGACAGTCGTCCCACTCAATAGGCCCATATTCGGCCTTGGAGGCATCACGGTAGGATCGATTCCAGACACCTTTGATCAAAATGAAACAAATTTCAGCCTGGGATTGAATCAAAAGTTGCTGACCGGCGGATCGTACGATCTGACCTTTGACACAAGACGGAATTCCGTAGCCGGATCAACCAGCTTTCTTTTCAACCCGGCCTATTCAAGTAATGTCCTCTTTAATCTGACGCAACCACTTCTTCGCAACTTCGGACCTTCGATCAACAATATACAAATCACGCTCGCACAAAACGCAGCTGATGTGGAACAACTGACACTCCTTAACCAGATCCTGTCGGTGATCGCCCAAGTCGAGCAAGCGTATTGGGAACTCGTCTTTGCCCGGGAGAACCTAAAAGTCGCTCGGGCGACCTTACAGGCCGCAGAAGAATTACTCGCCAGCAACCGCGCAAAGGTTAAAGCCGGGGTGATGGCCGATGTAGAGGCCCTTCAGGCTCAGGCAGGGGTAGCCAACCAGATCGAACAAATTTTGCTGGCCCAAAAAACCGTCCTGGATCAGGAAGATCAACTTCGACTCCTCCTTAGTAAATCGGAATTCAACCTGACCCAAACCACACCCCTTGTCCCACTCGACCCACCTATTCAACATCTTCAGGAAACCCCGCTCAAAGAAAACCTAGAGGTAGCATTCGAGCAACGTCCGGACATTCTTCAAGCCAAAAAGAACATTGAAACGTCCAACGTCAATACCCGCTTTGCCAAAAATCAGCTTCTACCCGACCTCTCGTTTCAAGGAAGTTTGGGGCTTAGCGGACTGGGGAAAACCCCCCGGGATGACTGGGATCGTTTAGGCAGCACGGATTTTTATAACATGGGAGGAGGACTCGTCCTCAGTTACCCCATAGGAAACCGTTCGGCGCAGAGTCAATATCAACGCCGGATCCTGGAAACTCAACAAAGCCAGGTCTCTCTCCTACGCGTTCGCCAACAAATTATCCTGGACGTCAAAGAAGCCATCCGTCAGGTACAGACGAGCTTCAAGCGCACCAGAACGAATCAGACGGCTCGCCAATTGTCCGAAAGGCAACTCAATGCGGAGCAGGAACGCCTCAATCTCGGGCTCAGCACCACTCGATTAGTTTTAGAATTTCAAAGAGATCTTCGAATAGCTCGAGGTAGGGAATTACGAGCCATCCTGGACTACAACCAATCATTATCACGCCTTCGCCTCGTCACCGCCTCTACACTCGATCATTACAACATTAAAATTCAGTGAAGAAAAAAACGAAAATTCCCGTAAAGATTTTCTTCCCGTCCCTAGAATATACCCATGCTCAGGTAAAGACCACACCATTCTTATTTTGTGAGGCCTTGTCAAATTGACCATGCCGGCCTTTCTTCCCAAAGCGGAATAAGCTTCCACCAAAGGGATCCTTGTTACGTTCCTCTCCTTTTCACGGCGGTTTGTCTAAATAAAATCATACCTCTATGCGCAAAGGGGACAACCCTCTCATCCCGCAATTTATCCCTTTTCTGTCTTTCTATTTCCCAGGCGTTTGCCGGACTTGTTACCATACAAGTAAAGATATGAATAAAACATCTTGGATTTTGACCATCATCATACTTGCGGGAGCGGTGGGTGGTTGGGTGTATTATTCCCGGTCGACTGGTCAACCTTCTCCTGAGACCGCACGTCACAACGTGGTCGAAGTTGTCCGAACCTCACTTCAGACGAAGGTGTCGGAGACCGGGACGATCATGCCTTCTCAAACCATCGAAATTAAATCTCAATTTTCCGGCGAAGTCGCTCAATTGTTTGTGACTGCGGGGCAAGAGGTTCAAAAAGATCAGGTCTTAGGAATTATTCGACAGGAATCCAGCCAGGCCCGCCAGGTGGCCCAACTCAGGGCAGGTATTTCGGAAGAACGTTTAAACGTGGACACCGCTCATCGGGAATGGATCCGTGCCGAATCCCTCTTCAAAAAAGGGTTTATCCCTCAAAAAGAGTTGGAACTTTCGCATCGGGACTATCAGCAATCCCTGGTTCGTCTGGAGTTGGCCGAGCGACAACTGTTATTGGCCTTAGGCGGCAACAAGGAATTGTATGAACGATACCGTGATGGCGCTGCCTCAAAAACCCGCCCTGAAGAATTTCAGGTCCGGTCACCCTCCCAAGGTACCGTCCTGGAAGTTCTTGTCCATACCGGAGAAATCATTACGTCCGGAACCGCCACATTCGGCGGCGGAACAATTCTCATGCGCATTGCCGATCTGTCCCACATGGTGGTCAAAGCAAAAATCAATGAAGTCAATATTCCAAGAGTGTCGGTTGGCCAGTCGGTGGAGATTCGCCTGGACGCCTTGCCGGAAAAAATTTTTAAGGGCCGGGTGATGGCCATTGCCGCCCAGGGGGTCAAAGAAAACAATCTGGTAACCTATGAAGTCTCTATTGATATAAAAAATACCCACGTGGATTTAAAACCGATGCTGACGGCCAACATCGATATTGAGACAAAACGGCTGGAGAATGTCCTCACCGTGCCGCTTGAAGTCTTACGTGTCAATAAGGGGGACGATGTGGTGGATGTACTCGTGGATGGACAACCCCAGACCCGAAAGGTCCGTGTCGCCTTCCGGACTGATACGCAGGCCATCATCACTCAAGGACTTCAGGAACACGACCAGGTCGTCGTCCCCTCCTTTAAAGCCGAAGAGGCTCGCCGATAACGCCGGAAGTAGGTTTGGCCATGTTGATTGGACTCAACCACATCTTCAAAATTTACCAAGCCGGGCACGTCGAGGTCCCGGCCTTAATCGATATCACTCTCCAGGTCAATAAGGGAGAGTTTGTGGCCATTATCGGACAGTCTGGAAGCGGCAAAACCACCCTTCTGGATATTATTGGCTGTTTAAGTCGCCCGACAAATGGGGAGTATTGGCTGGATGGGGATTTGGTCAACACCCTTCCCGATTCCCGCTTAACCGGCATCCGTAACAAAAAAATCGGGTTTATCTTTCAAACCTTTCATTTACTTCCGCGGAAGACCGCCTTGGAAAATGTCCAACTCCCTCTGATGTATGCGGGCGCCTCACGAACAGTCCAACACGACACTGCACAGACATTATTAACCAAGGTCGGCCTGCAGGACCGCCTTCGCCATTACAGCAATCAGTTATCGGGAGGCCAACAGCAACGCGTGGCGATCGCGCGTGCGTTAGCCAACAGTCCAGCGCTCCTCCTGGCGGACGAACCCACGGGAAACCTGGATAGTCAATCAGGCAAAGACATTCTTGCGCTCTTTGAACAACTGCATCGTCATGGACAAACCATCGTGATGATTACTCATGATCCGCTCATCGCACAGCAGGCGGAACGTCGCATCACCCTGGCAGATGGCAGAGTCCTGACTGATGAATACACCCATCAACCCCTCACGGTGCCGGGATAAGATTATGTTACGTTCAATTTTCCTGGACGCGCTCAAAAATCTTTCAGGGAACGCGCTTCGTTCGGGGCTTACCATGTTGGGAGTCATTATTGGCGTCGCCGCGGTCATTACCATGATTGCCATTGTTGAGGGCGGACAAGTCTGGCTGGTGAATTCTCTTGAGCGCATGGGTACCAATTTGCTGTTTGTCTGGAAAAAGCGGTTGACCGTTGAAGAACGGCAGCTCTTTGCGGGGAGAAATACCGAACTCCGTTATGACGACGCTCTGGCCATTCAAACACGTTTTCCGGATCTGGTTGTTGCTCCCATTATTGAGCTGGATGGTCAATTAAAAGCGGGGGATCGTGACTACAGCGGCCGAATCACCGGCACTTCTCCCGAATATAGCCAGATCCGGAACTTTCGCCCCGAATCTGGACGATTTGTCTCATCCATCGACATCAAGGAATGGAACCGTTCCGTCGTATTAGGTCATACCATTGCCGAAGTGTTGTTCGGATCCCAACCCGCCATCGGAGAGGGCGTAAAAATCGGCGATCAACGATTTACGGTAAAGGGCATCATGGAGCCCAAGGGGGAGATTTACGGGCACGATTACGACGAAATGGTGATCATTCCTATCAGCACGGGCCTGCGCTTTTTCCAGGGATCCGACAAAATCCGATCTATGATCATTCATGTGCCTGACCGGCAGCGCATGGATGAAATCTCCCAGGCACTGCATCAATTTCTGGTTCAACGTCACGAAGGGGTAGACGACATTCATATCCGGAATCAGGGAGAATTTCTGAGTGCGGTGGACCAAACGCTGTTAACCTTCCGGCTTGTTCTGGGAGGCATTGCGGTGATTTCCCTCCTTGTTGGCGGCATTGGCATCATGAACATCATGCTCGTTACCGTCACCGAGCGAACCAGGGAGATTGGGCTACGAAAAGCCATAGGGGCCAGGCGGCAGGATATTCTGTTGCAATTCCTCATTGAGTCCACGACCATTAGCGTGATTGGCGGATCCATTGGCATTCTTGTGGGCATTCTCGCAGCCTATGGCATTGGGGATGTCGTCGCTCGGGCCATGCCGGGTGGAGGAGACTGGGGAGCAGTGGTTCAGCCGACCGCCATTGCCATTGCGTTTGCCTTTGCGGTCGTCGTCGGAGTGGGATTCGGTCTCTTTCCCGCCATGAAAGCTTCGAAACTGGAGCCCGCCGAGGCCTTGCGTTATCAATAAGTTTCAGGAGTGCGCTCCTTTTTTATCTGGAATCCGCCACACCGTCCATGACCATTGCCCAGCTGTGATACCTCAGAAAGAACGAGCCGCAGGATTAGCCTTCCTCCCGATCTTCACCACTATCGGATTTTACCTCTTACCCCCAAACTGGCAACTCCACCCGGTCGTCCAGTTTGTTCCACAACTGATGGCTTATGCCGCCTTGTGCGTCTGGGCTTATAAAAATGAGGATCTCCGGCACAAACTTGGGCTAGGATTCAACCACATCCAGTCAGGGGTTACCCGAGGGACTGCGGTTGGCCTCATGCTGGGTCTATTCAATACCGGGATCATCTTGTACGTCATGCCTGCTTTGGGAGTGGACATCAATTTTCTCTCTCAGACCCCTCATGCCCAGGTTCCGTTTTGGATCATGATGCCTTGGTTCATCATCCTGATTGCTATGACCGTGGAATTGAATTTCCGGGGATTTCTCCTGGGCCGATTACTGGTATGGTTTCAACATGTGCGTCAACCCGTTCACCCCTCGACCACCAGGATTCGCCTACAGGCCTTCCTCCCCTTATCCCTATCAGCCCTGACGTTTTCATTTGATCCCTTCATGGTGTCGACATTCCGTGATTTACATTGGATTGCCGTATGGGATGGCCTGGTGTGGGGATGGCTATGGATGCGCATGCACAATCTTTATACGGTCATAGCCGCTCATGCCGTGGAAGTGATTCTTCTCTATCTCATCATACGGGGAATATTGACATGACACCCTCGTTCTCTCCTCACCTGGTAAATCATCCCTTTGGAGACCCCGGCCTCTATGTCGATATACGGTGGAGCCGGCGTGCTCTTCTCTTTGACCTAGGGGATAATATGCCCTTGAGCCCAACCCAGCTTTTACGGGCGCAGGATATTTTCATCTCTCATACGCATATGGATCACTTTATCGGGTTTGATCGGCTCATTCGTGTAGCCCTGGGTCGTGGCAAACATCTTCGATTGCATGGTCCACCGGGCCTTATTGAAAATATTCAAGGCAAACTTCGTGGGTATACCTGGAATCTGGTTGATGGATATCCGCTCACCATCGAGGCCAGGGAATATCACCCTACCCATATTCAACCCGCGCATTTTCATGCGAAGAACGCCTTCGCCTGTAAACGGGAATCCATA
Above is a window of Candidatus Nitrospira neomarina DNA encoding:
- a CDS encoding ABC transporter permease produces the protein MLRSIFLDALKNLSGNALRSGLTMLGVIIGVAAVITMIAIVEGGQVWLVNSLERMGTNLLFVWKKRLTVEERQLFAGRNTELRYDDALAIQTRFPDLVVAPIIELDGQLKAGDRDYSGRITGTSPEYSQIRNFRPESGRFVSSIDIKEWNRSVVLGHTIAEVLFGSQPAIGEGVKIGDQRFTVKGIMEPKGEIYGHDYDEMVIIPISTGLRFFQGSDKIRSMIIHVPDRQRMDEISQALHQFLVQRHEGVDDIHIRNQGEFLSAVDQTLLTFRLVLGGIAVISLLVGGIGIMNIMLVTVTERTREIGLRKAIGARRQDILLQFLIESTTISVIGGSIGILVGILAAYGIGDVVARAMPGGGDWGAVVQPTAIAIAFAFAVVVGVGFGLFPAMKASKLEPAEALRYQ
- a CDS encoding TolC family protein, giving the protein MRWTTIYQALTGLAFLAGIFLSELVWPPISESRSARPVETEEWSFQELLPSESVITLTLQEAVMEALEHNLDIQVSRHTRDLRLTDIVFQQAQFDPTVELGGRYDRTVVPLNRPIFGLGGITVGSIPDTFDQNETNFSLGLNQKLLTGGSYDLTFDTRRNSVAGSTSFLFNPAYSSNVLFNLTQPLLRNFGPSINNIQITLAQNAADVEQLTLLNQILSVIAQVEQAYWELVFARENLKVARATLQAAEELLASNRAKVKAGVMADVEALQAQAGVANQIEQILLAQKTVLDQEDQLRLLLSKSEFNLTQTTPLVPLDPPIQHLQETPLKENLEVAFEQRPDILQAKKNIETSNVNTRFAKNQLLPDLSFQGSLGLSGLGKTPRDDWDRLGSTDFYNMGGGLVLSYPIGNRSAQSQYQRRILETQQSQVSLLRVRQQIILDVKEAIRQVQTSFKRTRTNQTARQLSERQLNAEQERLNLGLSTTRLVLEFQRDLRIARGRELRAILDYNQSLSRLRLVTASTLDHYNIKIQ
- a CDS encoding ABC transporter ATP-binding protein, whose amino-acid sequence is MIGLNHIFKIYQAGHVEVPALIDITLQVNKGEFVAIIGQSGSGKTTLLDIIGCLSRPTNGEYWLDGDLVNTLPDSRLTGIRNKKIGFIFQTFHLLPRKTALENVQLPLMYAGASRTVQHDTAQTLLTKVGLQDRLRHYSNQLSGGQQQRVAIARALANSPALLLADEPTGNLDSQSGKDILALFEQLHRHGQTIVMITHDPLIAQQAERRITLADGRVLTDEYTHQPLTVPG
- a CDS encoding TIGR00730 family Rossman fold protein; translated protein: MRNICVFCGSSLGNDPGYTNMAQRLGHALVQQGMGLVYGGGNIGLMGVLASTVLQEGGTVIGVIPKHLAEKELLHQELTATHIVNSMHERKTLMADLSAGFITLPGGFGTLEECCEMVTWAQLKLHHKPCGLLNCFGFFDGLLKFFDHQVQQGFLTRTNRALLLEATTPENLLPLILDRLEPDVR
- a CDS encoding efflux RND transporter periplasmic adaptor subunit, which translates into the protein MNKTSWILTIIILAGAVGGWVYYSRSTGQPSPETARHNVVEVVRTSLQTKVSETGTIMPSQTIEIKSQFSGEVAQLFVTAGQEVQKDQVLGIIRQESSQARQVAQLRAGISEERLNVDTAHREWIRAESLFKKGFIPQKELELSHRDYQQSLVRLELAERQLLLALGGNKELYERYRDGAASKTRPEEFQVRSPSQGTVLEVLVHTGEIITSGTATFGGGTILMRIADLSHMVVKAKINEVNIPRVSVGQSVEIRLDALPEKIFKGRVMAIAAQGVKENNLVTYEVSIDIKNTHVDLKPMLTANIDIETKRLENVLTVPLEVLRVNKGDDVVDVLVDGQPQTRKVRVAFRTDTQAIITQGLQEHDQVVVPSFKAEEARR